In Bombyx mori chromosome 11, ASM3026992v2, one genomic interval encodes:
- the LOC101744765 gene encoding uncharacterized protein LOC101744765 isoform X1 has product MNESVNIVAIVSKLLDSEKYKEALSIPYDEEHIENFKENCWEIVSVIIKKIDGDTLTIKPSLYAACEQLLSIILERSTPEEALLVFIEQIELAKNDAQFSVSLTPLQQVLKKLSGKRGRSLEWCFNSIRTYIEGISIPDLNLEEKECLLLDSIPNFRRITKIYSMLPLFYDPFIDEIMKSSTDNTKAKEIVSVFLISLLVFRTQHRFILPLSSVNIRNIQGTVKDYNHSEVRTDIKIASVVTENEDHQYEQNVKDVILERALEFVSQTGWSVESLSAGAKSAGYPTITHGLFPNGGGDLIHYFNIKCNQQLAEQMKLWPQEDLKGGSKVPAKFIENAIVTRLLMIKPYKSTWPKAMAIQTLPNNVPNGLATLLSLVDDICYHSGDRSVDFNWYIRRVGLAGIYKAAELFYLTDNSQENNATRSFVSSRIRDAQVIQGALNLNPVTAAPQTLTAAFVTAKNILGINTLK; this is encoded by the exons ATGAACGAGTCGGTGAATATCGTTGCAATCGTTTCTAAATTATTAGATTCAGAGAAGTATAAAGAAGCCTTGAGTATACCTTATGATGAAGAACATATAGAAAATTTCAAAGAAAACTGTTGGGAAATAGTATCAGTTATCATAAAGAAAATTGATGGTGATACTCTTACTATTAAACCTTCTTTGTATGCAGCATGTGAACAACTTCTATCAATCATATTAGAAAGATCTACTCCAGAAGAGGCACTTTTAGTATTCATTGAACAAATTGAACTTGCAAAGAATGATGCCCAATTTTCTGTCTCTCTAACACCATTGCAACAAGTACTTAAAAAGCTATCTGGAAAGCGAGGAAGATCATTAGAATGGTGTTTCAATtcaattagaacttatattgaGGGCATATCAATACCTGATCTGAATCTAGAAGAAAAAGAATGTTTGTTACTAGATAGTATTCCGAATTTTAGAAGGATTACAAAGATATATTCTATGTTACCATTGTTTTATGATCCTTTTATTGATGAAATTATGAAATCCAGTACTGATAATACTAAAGCAAAAGAAATAGTCTCTGTATTTTTAATCAGCCTTTTAG TGTTCAGGACTCAACACAGATTCATTTTACCTCTAAGTTCTGTTAATATAAGAAATATTCAAGGAACAGTAAAGGACTACAATCACAGTGAAGTTAGAACAGATATAAAAATTGCTTCTGTAGTAACAGAAAATGAGGATCACCAATATGAACAAAATGTGAAAGATGTTATTTTGGAGAGAGCTTTAGAATTTGTTTCTCAAACTGGATGGTCAGTAGAGTCTTTGAGTGCAGGTGCAAAATCAGCTGGCTATCCCACCATTACTCATGGCCTCTTTCCAAATGGAGGTGGTGACTTAattcactattttaatattaaatgtaatcaaCAATTAGCTGAGCAAATGAAACTG TGGCCGCAGGAAGACTTAAAAGGAGGGTCAAAAGTTCCAgcaaagtttattgaaaatgCTATAGTAACAAGGCTACTCATGATAAAACCATACAA GAGTACATGGCCTAAGGCAATGGCAATACAAACTCTTCCAAACAACGTTCCAAATGGCTTAGCTACTTTATTATCGTTAGTGGATGATATATGCTATCATTCAGGCGACCGTAGTGTTGAT ttcaaCTGGTATATTCGCCGTGTGGGTTTGGCTGGAATATACAAAGCtgctgaattgttttatttaactgACAATAGCCAAGAAAATAATGCTACTAGGAGTTTTGTATCATCCAGGATACGAGATGCTCAAGTAATACAGGGTGCTCTAAACTTAAACCCGGTTACCGCCGCCCCACAAACATTAACTGCAGCCTTTGTTACA GCTAAGAACATCCTAGGGATTAACACTTTGAAATGA
- the LOC101744765 gene encoding ubiquinone biosynthesis protein COQ9, mitochondrial isoform X2, whose translation MSNLQKTLRLFRTQHRFILPLSSVNIRNIQGTVKDYNHSEVRTDIKIASVVTENEDHQYEQNVKDVILERALEFVSQTGWSVESLSAGAKSAGYPTITHGLFPNGGGDLIHYFNIKCNQQLAEQMKLWPQEDLKGGSKVPAKFIENAIVTRLLMIKPYKSTWPKAMAIQTLPNNVPNGLATLLSLVDDICYHSGDRSVDFNWYIRRVGLAGIYKAAELFYLTDNSQENNATRSFVSSRIRDAQVIQGALNLNPVTAAPQTLTAAFVTAKNILGINTLK comes from the exons ATGAGTAATTTACAGAAGACATTGCGCT TGTTCAGGACTCAACACAGATTCATTTTACCTCTAAGTTCTGTTAATATAAGAAATATTCAAGGAACAGTAAAGGACTACAATCACAGTGAAGTTAGAACAGATATAAAAATTGCTTCTGTAGTAACAGAAAATGAGGATCACCAATATGAACAAAATGTGAAAGATGTTATTTTGGAGAGAGCTTTAGAATTTGTTTCTCAAACTGGATGGTCAGTAGAGTCTTTGAGTGCAGGTGCAAAATCAGCTGGCTATCCCACCATTACTCATGGCCTCTTTCCAAATGGAGGTGGTGACTTAattcactattttaatattaaatgtaatcaaCAATTAGCTGAGCAAATGAAACTG TGGCCGCAGGAAGACTTAAAAGGAGGGTCAAAAGTTCCAgcaaagtttattgaaaatgCTATAGTAACAAGGCTACTCATGATAAAACCATACAA GAGTACATGGCCTAAGGCAATGGCAATACAAACTCTTCCAAACAACGTTCCAAATGGCTTAGCTACTTTATTATCGTTAGTGGATGATATATGCTATCATTCAGGCGACCGTAGTGTTGAT ttcaaCTGGTATATTCGCCGTGTGGGTTTGGCTGGAATATACAAAGCtgctgaattgttttatttaactgACAATAGCCAAGAAAATAATGCTACTAGGAGTTTTGTATCATCCAGGATACGAGATGCTCAAGTAATACAGGGTGCTCTAAACTTAAACCCGGTTACCGCCGCCCCACAAACATTAACTGCAGCCTTTGTTACA GCTAAGAACATCCTAGGGATTAACACTTTGAAATGA
- the SOCS6 gene encoding suppressor of cytokine signaling 6 (The RefSeq protein has 2 substitutions compared to this genomic sequence), translated as MNISYERCSYCNRRKWLTSGCLRKWIKPNSMECKHLQRSIDKNKDTNIDIVDAILMPEPNSSLNTNKFVKLWKSKFFITTSVRSLQRYFGKSRGADSICKLNKSNDPTSAFETRYGIGIEIKHTLRPIMKCQHSKEGHSVLRSHHQHASLESCAIYCQLYNHGWYWGGITSSEAEELLAGQHDNVFLVRDSYDSRHILCVSFRCVGRTLHARLLHANGFFSLDNETFVPAYRLSEHCSAVNVKTNLFEMPVKLARPLNRSAKLDSLQKICRFVIRQTGSSNTWAKLPLPPNLISYISMGSDYIIP; from the exons ATGAACATAAGTTATGAACGATGTTCGTATTGTAACCGACGTAAATGGCTCACTAGTGGATGTCTACGTAAATGGATTAAACCAAATTCTATGGAATgtaaacatttacaacgcaGTATTGATAAGAATAAGGATACGAATATTGATATAGTGGATGCTATTCTTATGCCAGAACCCAATTCATCTCTAAATACCAATAAATTTGTAAAACTTTGGAagagtaaattttttataacgACCAGCGTCAGATCCTTACAAAGATATTTCGGTAAATCACGAGGGGCTGATTCAATTTGCAAACTTAATAAGAGCAATGACCCCACATCAGCATTTGAAACAAGATATGGAATAGGAATTGAGATAAAACACACCCTTAGACCAATAATGAAGTGTCAGCATTCAAAAGAAGGACATTCTGTTCTACGCAGTCACCATCAACATGCATCCCTTGAATCATGTGCTATTTATTGTCAGTTATATAA TCATGGCTGGTATTGGGGTGGAATTACGTCCAGTGAAGCAGAAGAGTTGCTTGCTGGCCAACATGACAACGTTTTTTTAGTCCGAGACTCGTATGACTCCAGACACATTCTCTGCGTTTCTTTTCGTTGTGTTGGCCGTACACTGCATGCACGTCTTTTACATGCAAATGGCCTTTTTTCTCTAGATAATGAAACATTTGTGCCAGCATATAGATTATCTGAACATTGTTCTGCTGTTAATGTAAAgacaaatttatttgaaatgccAGTGAAACTAGCTAGGCCTCTAAACAG GTTTGCAAAACTAGATTCCCTACAGAAAATCTGCAGGTTTGTCATCAGACAAACAGGATCATCAAATACTTGGGCTAAATTGCCTTTGCCTCCAAATCTAATATCATACATATCTATGGGAAGCGATTACATAATACCATAA